Proteins co-encoded in one Leptospira dzoumogneensis genomic window:
- a CDS encoding Cof-type HAD-IIB family hydrolase, producing MDLDGTLLDSRASISSLNHYVLQSALDQGVGLIIATGRRFSSALPYAQEFRGNVIVVANNGQVLRSSPDGRRISETYISEKAAFAVLSLGKKKGHSPLLHVDRFEEGIDILLESPITDERYHNYSGGDIARTKVVSDLPGHSSDRALVICYLSLMKEELIELEKELLSLPESSEYRTVITKIPGVSYCLEVLEKGVSKWTAIQSYLKISGLDESGVISFGDELNDREMLFSSGYGFAMKNAVPVLKEGASYITKYSNNEDGIAMTLLELSVLSFR from the coding sequence ATGGATCTGGATGGAACACTTCTGGATTCCCGCGCTTCTATTTCCAGTTTGAATCATTATGTTCTGCAATCCGCATTGGATCAGGGAGTCGGATTGATTATCGCTACGGGCAGAAGGTTCTCTTCCGCTCTTCCGTATGCTCAGGAGTTCCGAGGAAATGTAATCGTGGTGGCCAATAATGGGCAGGTGCTTCGCAGTTCTCCCGATGGTCGTAGAATTTCAGAGACGTATATTTCCGAAAAAGCGGCATTCGCGGTTTTATCTTTAGGAAAGAAGAAGGGCCATTCTCCTCTTCTCCATGTGGACCGCTTCGAAGAAGGGATCGATATCTTATTAGAGTCTCCGATCACGGATGAAAGATATCATAATTATTCGGGCGGAGATATTGCAAGAACCAAGGTGGTTTCTGATCTTCCGGGACATTCTTCCGATCGTGCGCTTGTGATATGTTATCTTTCTTTAATGAAGGAAGAATTGATCGAATTGGAAAAGGAACTTCTATCCTTGCCCGAGTCCTCGGAATATAGGACCGTAATCACAAAAATTCCGGGAGTATCTTATTGTTTAGAAGTATTGGAGAAGGGAGTTTCCAAGTGGACTGCCATCCAATCTTATTTAAAAATTTCGGGTTTAGACGAGTCTGGAGTCATCTCTTTCGGAGACGAATTGAATGATAGGGAAATGCTTTTTTCTTCCGGATATGGATTCGCGATGAAAAATGCAGTGCCTGTTTTGAAAGAAGGCGCTTCTTATATTACCAAATATTCGAATAATGAAGATGGGATCGCGATGACTCTTTTGGAATTATCCGTGCTTTCGTTTAGATAA
- a CDS encoding 1,4-dihydroxy-6-naphthoate synthase has translation MELSLAYSPCPNDTFIFYHLISGKTKSPFSIKEELYDVEQLNQFADKGKFQATKISFAALFHVADKYSLLDSGSALGRNCGPIIVKKEGSSVGTPNGKKILVPGLWTTANLLTHLYLKGDFTPVPTRYDLILDKVKNGEADFGIVIHEERFTYEKRGLAKVEDLGEWWEGITGAHIPLGCIAIRRDLPSQTKHDLDSAIKESLSLAYQNRESMYDYILKHSQTTTREVADAHIDLYVNEFSKSLGKEGERAIRLLQQKALETGLLPPEKEKELFL, from the coding sequence ATGGAACTCAGTCTGGCATATTCTCCCTGTCCGAACGACACATTCATCTTCTATCATTTAATCTCCGGAAAGACCAAGTCGCCTTTTTCTATCAAAGAAGAACTCTACGATGTGGAACAACTGAACCAATTCGCGGATAAAGGAAAATTCCAAGCCACGAAAATTTCATTCGCAGCCCTGTTCCATGTGGCGGATAAATATTCTCTTTTGGACAGCGGATCCGCGCTTGGTAGGAACTGCGGCCCGATCATCGTAAAAAAAGAAGGCTCCTCGGTAGGAACTCCTAATGGAAAAAAAATTTTGGTCCCGGGACTTTGGACCACTGCAAACTTACTTACACATCTGTATTTAAAAGGGGATTTTACACCCGTTCCCACAAGATACGATCTGATCTTAGATAAGGTGAAAAACGGAGAAGCTGACTTCGGAATAGTCATCCACGAAGAAAGATTCACTTACGAAAAAAGAGGACTCGCTAAAGTAGAAGATCTAGGAGAATGGTGGGAAGGAATAACCGGAGCACATATTCCACTGGGATGTATCGCGATCCGTAGAGATCTTCCTTCCCAAACAAAACATGACCTGGATTCGGCGATTAAAGAAAGTCTTTCTCTGGCTTACCAAAACAGAGAAAGTATGTACGATTATATTTTAAAACATTCTCAAACCACAACCAGAGAAGTGGCGGATGCACATATAGATCTGTATGTGAATGAATTTTCTAAAAGTTTAGGAAAAGAAGGAGAAAGGGCAATCCGCTTATTACAGCAGAAGGCCCTCGAAACAGGATTACTTCCTCCGGAAAAAGAGAAGGAACTATTTCTTTAA
- the hemB gene encoding porphobilinogen synthase produces the protein MSFESLLGLRRNRLNAPLRNLVSSESLNPKKLVQPIFAAESLKSPEKMSSLPGVFRDSQDSILSQVESDLKNGVEHFLLFLVPEKKSDDSIPKSFYKNVIGNIKSKFPEAFLWVDTCLCSLTTHGHCGLLDPKGRIDNVSSVKRLSELALCYAESGADGISPSDMMDGRIRSHRNILDSNGFQHVPIMSYSTKFKSHFYGPFREAAESAPGHGDRSSYQIDVRNREDSILSSIRDTEEGADLLMVKPGITSIDLILPIKEQTGLPVGAYQVSGEYASIALLAENGFCKFEDALKETWQVFSRAGASYLITYAARRGKEILG, from the coding sequence ATGAGTTTCGAGAGTTTGTTGGGCCTGAGAAGAAATAGACTCAATGCTCCGCTCAGAAATTTGGTCTCTTCGGAGAGTTTGAATCCTAAAAAACTGGTCCAGCCCATCTTTGCGGCGGAAAGTTTGAAATCTCCGGAAAAAATGTCCTCTTTGCCTGGAGTATTCCGGGACAGCCAAGATTCCATTTTGTCTCAAGTGGAATCTGATCTGAAAAATGGCGTGGAACATTTTCTTTTATTTTTGGTTCCGGAAAAAAAGTCGGATGATTCTATCCCGAAATCGTTTTATAAAAACGTAATTGGTAATATTAAATCCAAATTCCCGGAAGCATTTCTCTGGGTAGATACTTGTCTTTGCTCTTTGACCACTCATGGTCATTGTGGGCTTTTGGATCCTAAGGGTAGAATAGACAATGTAAGTTCCGTCAAAAGACTTTCAGAGTTAGCTCTTTGTTATGCGGAATCGGGTGCAGATGGTATCTCCCCTTCCGATATGATGGATGGAAGGATCAGAAGTCACAGAAATATCCTGGACTCCAACGGTTTCCAACATGTTCCGATCATGAGTTATTCTACGAAATTCAAGAGCCATTTTTATGGTCCATTCAGAGAAGCAGCAGAGTCCGCTCCCGGTCATGGAGATCGTTCTTCTTACCAAATCGATGTAAGAAATAGGGAAGATTCTATTCTTTCTTCTATCAGAGACACGGAAGAAGGCGCAGATCTTCTGATGGTTAAGCCTGGCATCACTTCCATCGATCTCATTTTACCGATCAAAGAACAAACCGGATTGCCTGTGGGCGCTTATCAAGTAAGCGGAGAATATGCCTCCATTGCGTTACTTGCGGAAAATGGATTTTGCAAATTTGAAGATGCTCTTAAAGAAACATGGCAGGTGTTTTCCAGAGCGGGCGCATCTTATCTGATCACTTATGCTGCAAGAAGAGGAAAGGAGATTTTAGGCTGA
- the hemL gene encoding glutamate-1-semialdehyde 2,1-aminomutase, with product MFPSSKELFERAKKVAPGGVHSPVRSFRSVGGDPVFFQSGKGAKLTDVSGKEYIDYCLSFGPLILGHRDEDVQKIVSETAELAWSFGAAEPYSLELAEWIVSRIPWVEKIRFVNSGTEAVMSALRVARAATGRDKILKFDGCYHGHLDALLVKAGSGLAGESSSDSAGIGSELIKNTLVLPLDDEKAVEELFAKEGKSIAALVIEPLPANYGLLIQRKEYLSKIVEIARKHGSLVLFDEVISGFRVGLKGMSGELGIAPDLVTYGKIIGGGFPVGAYAGKAELLDLVAPQGPVYQAGTLSASPFGMRAGLSTIQKCEKENVWNILENRTKSFVSGMVSILRERDPEGDWDSSVYSSLFWFHKKSPSSIRTVDKIPSGHKEGFAKVFHALLAEGIYLAPSGYEVGFLSYAHSDKILSETLEKADFALKKLKV from the coding sequence ATGTTTCCAAGTTCCAAGGAACTTTTTGAAAGAGCAAAAAAAGTAGCACCGGGTGGAGTACATTCTCCCGTTAGATCCTTTCGTTCCGTAGGAGGAGACCCTGTATTCTTCCAATCGGGAAAAGGTGCAAAACTTACGGATGTTTCCGGAAAAGAATATATAGATTATTGTTTAAGCTTCGGGCCATTGATCTTGGGACATAGAGACGAAGATGTCCAAAAGATCGTATCCGAAACTGCGGAACTTGCTTGGAGTTTCGGAGCTGCAGAACCTTATTCCTTGGAACTTGCAGAATGGATCGTGTCCAGAATTCCTTGGGTGGAAAAGATCAGATTCGTGAACAGCGGGACGGAAGCAGTAATGAGCGCATTACGTGTGGCCCGTGCTGCAACCGGCAGGGATAAGATCCTTAAATTCGACGGATGTTATCATGGTCATTTGGACGCATTGCTTGTAAAGGCAGGCTCCGGACTTGCGGGAGAATCTTCTTCCGATAGCGCAGGTATCGGCTCTGAATTGATCAAAAATACTTTAGTTTTACCTTTGGACGATGAGAAAGCGGTAGAGGAACTTTTTGCAAAGGAAGGCAAAAGTATCGCTGCATTAGTCATAGAACCTCTGCCTGCAAATTACGGTTTATTAATACAAAGAAAAGAATACTTATCCAAGATCGTAGAGATCGCCAGAAAACACGGAAGCCTTGTACTTTTCGACGAGGTGATCAGTGGATTTCGGGTAGGCCTAAAAGGAATGAGCGGAGAATTGGGAATCGCGCCTGATCTAGTAACTTACGGAAAGATCATTGGAGGAGGATTTCCAGTCGGAGCTTACGCTGGAAAGGCTGAACTTTTGGATCTGGTTGCTCCTCAGGGGCCTGTATACCAGGCAGGAACATTAAGTGCTAGTCCTTTTGGAATGAGGGCAGGTCTTTCTACCATCCAAAAATGTGAAAAAGAGAATGTATGGAATATTTTGGAAAACCGTACCAAATCTTTTGTTTCCGGAATGGTTTCCATTTTAAGGGAGAGGGATCCGGAGGGAGATTGGGATTCCAGTGTATATTCTTCTTTGTTTTGGTTCCATAAAAAGTCCCCCTCCTCTATTCGTACCGTGGATAAGATCCCTTCGGGTCATAAGGAAGGTTTTGCAAAAGTTTTCCACGCACTTCTTGCGGAAGGGATCTATCTGGCTCCTTCCGGTTATGAGGTCGGTTTTTTGAGTTATGCTCATTCTGATAAAATACTTTCCGAGACATTGGAGAAAGCGGATTTCGCATTAAAAAAATTGAAAGTATGA
- a CDS encoding glutamyl-tRNA reductase: MWSTLQVFHSESSDRDLFALPDAFSWKTCMRTVLVSDSRIHPHPENLPSHWESKSGYEAYRLLLEIISGLKSKLFGETEVLSQFRQRFQELPDLAFGDYLAKLRDNLIEDCRTLRSGYLQNLGEQSYGGLADKYLSEAANPPKEIVLFGTGQLAEKILPWLSHSNRKTKIVGRNPNRLEFLSSVSGASSHLMEDWSPEGEAWVIAAPMDLSTWMDKLAPGNLVLDFREEPLEGSWPSDIVYISFAEMLSSLKETEERTRKVKEELKSVLDELLEERELEAHQFVFGWDDLPCPTF; this comes from the coding sequence ATGTGGTCCACATTACAAGTTTTTCACTCTGAATCTTCCGACAGGGATTTGTTTGCTCTTCCCGACGCGTTTTCTTGGAAGACTTGTATGCGTACTGTTCTTGTTTCAGATTCCAGAATACATCCTCATCCGGAAAATCTTCCTTCTCATTGGGAAAGTAAATCCGGTTACGAAGCGTATAGACTTCTACTCGAAATTATTTCCGGTTTAAAATCTAAATTGTTTGGAGAGACGGAAGTCCTCTCTCAGTTCAGACAAAGATTCCAAGAATTACCCGATCTTGCTTTCGGGGATTATCTCGCAAAACTCAGAGACAATCTGATCGAAGACTGCAGGACTCTCCGCTCCGGTTATTTACAAAATTTAGGAGAACAATCTTACGGCGGCTTGGCGGATAAATATTTATCCGAAGCGGCAAATCCTCCTAAAGAGATTGTACTTTTCGGAACAGGACAACTTGCTGAAAAAATCCTTCCTTGGCTTTCTCATTCTAATAGAAAAACTAAGATCGTAGGACGTAATCCAAATCGTTTGGAATTTTTATCTTCCGTTTCCGGTGCTTCTTCTCATCTGATGGAAGACTGGTCTCCTGAAGGAGAGGCTTGGGTGATCGCAGCACCTATGGACCTTTCTACTTGGATGGATAAATTGGCTCCGGGAAATCTGGTTTTAGATTTTAGAGAAGAGCCTTTGGAAGGATCCTGGCCCTCAGATATCGTATATATTTCCTTTGCAGAAATGCTTTCTTCCTTGAAAGAAACGGAAGAAAGAACTAGAAAAGTGAAGGAAGAATTAAAATCCGTTTTAGACGAGCTTTTGGAAGAAAGAGAACTGGAAGCTCATCAATTTGTATTCGGTTGGGATGACCTACCTTGTCCGACGTTCTAA
- a CDS encoding response regulator transcription factor produces the protein MKAKLLLVEDDRSLGETLKERLEKEGYEMVWTVSAQSAKVLAADSKPDLILLDVRLPDGDGFELAEELKSRKDCPPFLFLTAHSGAPERLRGFELGAEEFIPKPFHLKELLIRVKHVLESHKHSIKQAKYSYEGYLLDFYGYCIHTPSKEEIHLSKRDCALLNFLVEERGRTVSRDEILDRLWGEEKFPTNRTIDNSIVRLRQAFGDKGEDAIRSVRGVGYQWIGDLKNV, from the coding sequence ATGAAAGCGAAATTATTATTAGTGGAAGACGACCGCTCTTTAGGTGAAACCTTAAAAGAACGTTTGGAGAAAGAAGGATACGAAATGGTTTGGACCGTTTCCGCTCAGTCCGCAAAAGTTTTGGCTGCGGATTCCAAACCCGATCTTATTCTTTTAGATGTTCGTCTGCCTGACGGAGACGGATTCGAGTTAGCGGAAGAATTAAAATCCAGAAAAGATTGTCCTCCATTTTTATTTTTAACCGCACATTCGGGAGCGCCCGAACGTTTGAGAGGTTTCGAACTTGGCGCAGAAGAATTTATACCTAAGCCGTTCCACTTAAAGGAATTGTTGATTAGGGTCAAACATGTATTAGAATCTCATAAACATTCCATAAAACAGGCTAAATATTCATACGAAGGTTATCTTCTGGATTTTTACGGATATTGTATCCATACTCCATCCAAAGAAGAGATCCATCTTTCCAAAAGAGACTGCGCTCTCTTGAACTTTTTAGTGGAGGAAAGAGGAAGAACGGTTAGCCGTGACGAGATCCTAGACCGCCTTTGGGGAGAGGAAAAATTCCCTACAAATAGAACTATAGATAATTCCATTGTTAGATTACGCCAAGCCTTCGGAGACAAAGGCGAAGATGCGATCCGTTCCGTGAGAGGAGTCGGTTACCAATGGATTGGAGACTTAAAAAATGTCTAA
- a CDS encoding hydroxymethylbilane synthase yields the protein MSDVLRIGSRKSSLAKLQTCLVQDQLRKLYPELDLRLFFKEASGDQDLNTPLWKMGSRGVFTQDLTKELVQGNVDVVVHSFKDLDLEGHEGTEILMVLPRADQRDVLLFKRSSYENPPKEIKIHSSSPRREYNLSAFLPTALPSRLQNLPISFHPVRGNVQTRLRKWKSDPEVSGLVVAKAAIDRLLSENFSFSTTEEYSELRKEIRTSIANELFMVLPLSKNPNAPAQGALAAEIRKGDERTKKLLLPLLNRKEEEAVLEERKILSYFGGGCHQKIGVSVILGGPADFLFVRGKTDSGSELDAFDRWKGEELPIPSSLDLVFPKPRQGFRMKRSPVQQASIPKEKFWFVSRADSLPKDWELPGAETVFIVAGAKTWEKLASRDVWVNGSTDGLGEEDAKNIVSFYESNPDFIKLTHEESDIIEGVWRRFVTYKVDFESEQPDLSGYSHFFWMSASQFDRAYKKNPEIGSKIHSCGTGATYKYIRKTLGDSAKIFAFPNFESWERACKGHIPDFLTKRGAV from the coding sequence TTGTCCGACGTTCTAAGAATCGGTTCCCGAAAAAGTTCCCTCGCAAAATTACAGACCTGCCTCGTACAAGATCAATTGCGTAAATTGTATCCCGAGTTGGACCTCCGACTTTTTTTCAAGGAAGCAAGCGGTGATCAGGATCTAAACACTCCACTTTGGAAGATGGGAAGTAGAGGTGTATTCACCCAAGACTTAACCAAGGAACTTGTTCAAGGAAATGTGGATGTAGTCGTTCACTCCTTTAAGGACCTGGATCTGGAAGGCCACGAAGGCACTGAAATTTTAATGGTGCTTCCTCGTGCGGATCAGAGAGATGTTCTTCTATTTAAAAGATCTTCTTACGAAAATCCTCCTAAAGAAATTAAGATCCATTCTTCCAGTCCAAGAAGAGAGTATAATCTTTCCGCATTTCTTCCGACTGCACTCCCCTCTCGTCTCCAAAATTTACCGATCAGTTTTCATCCTGTAAGAGGAAATGTGCAGACCAGGCTCCGCAAATGGAAATCCGATCCTGAGGTTTCCGGTCTTGTGGTTGCAAAGGCTGCGATAGATCGCCTTCTTTCCGAAAATTTTTCTTTTTCAACTACGGAAGAATATTCAGAACTTAGAAAAGAGATCAGGACTTCTATTGCAAACGAACTGTTTATGGTCCTTCCTTTATCAAAAAATCCGAATGCACCTGCGCAGGGTGCGCTTGCTGCTGAGATCAGAAAAGGTGACGAAAGGACTAAAAAATTATTACTCCCACTTTTGAACCGAAAGGAAGAAGAAGCAGTCTTGGAAGAAAGGAAGATCCTTTCTTATTTCGGCGGGGGCTGCCACCAAAAGATCGGAGTTTCCGTGATCTTAGGCGGACCTGCTGATTTTCTGTTCGTTCGAGGCAAAACCGATTCCGGTTCCGAGTTAGATGCGTTTGATCGTTGGAAGGGAGAAGAATTGCCGATCCCTTCTTCTTTAGATCTTGTATTTCCGAAACCAAGACAGGGTTTCAGAATGAAACGTTCTCCTGTGCAGCAGGCTTCTATTCCGAAAGAAAAGTTTTGGTTTGTTTCTCGCGCGGATTCTTTGCCTAAGGATTGGGAATTGCCGGGAGCGGAGACTGTCTTTATCGTAGCAGGCGCAAAAACCTGGGAAAAATTAGCATCCAGAGATGTTTGGGTGAACGGCTCCACTGACGGTTTGGGTGAAGAAGACGCCAAAAATATCGTAAGCTTTTACGAATCTAATCCCGATTTCATAAAGCTCACTCATGAAGAGAGTGATATCATTGAAGGTGTGTGGAGAAGGTTCGTAACTTACAAAGTGGACTTTGAATCCGAACAGCCTGATCTTTCCGGATATTCTCATTTTTTCTGGATGAGCGCTTCTCAATTTGACAGGGCTTATAAAAAAAATCCGGAAATAGGATCTAAAATTCATTCTTGCGGGACCGGAGCCACGTATAAATATATTAGAAAAACATTAGGTGATTCTGCGAAAATTTTCGCGTTCCCTAATTTTGAATCTTGGGAAAGAGCCTGCAAGGGTCATATTCCGGATTTTCTTACAAAAAGAGGTGCTGTATGA
- the metF gene encoding methylenetetrahydrofolate reductase [NAD(P)H], producing MKKILEIYKTAKEPVYSFEFFPPKTPEGEVKLFEAVEELSKVDPGYITVTYGAGGSTRDKTIRITSELAKKFSLPAAAHFTCVGGNKDEIRVILKQIRESGIENLMALRGDPPKGEDAFKKVEGGFGYANELISFIKQEGFDFCMGAACYPEKHPEAASLESDVDNLKRKVDSGASYLVSQLFFKNSNFESFLNLIRQKGISVPVIPGIMPITSFAQIERFKAMAACEFPEKLVSDLEEVKEIPEEFYKRSIDFSVNQCRELVKMGAPGIHLYTLNQSPASLDIVRELKN from the coding sequence ATGAAAAAGATATTAGAAATTTATAAAACGGCTAAAGAGCCTGTGTACTCTTTCGAGTTTTTCCCACCTAAAACTCCGGAAGGAGAAGTGAAATTATTCGAAGCTGTGGAAGAATTATCCAAAGTGGATCCGGGTTATATCACTGTGACCTACGGAGCGGGAGGTTCCACCAGAGATAAAACGATCCGTATTACTTCCGAATTGGCTAAAAAATTTTCTCTTCCGGCTGCTGCTCATTTTACCTGCGTGGGCGGAAATAAGGACGAGATCCGAGTCATTCTAAAACAGATCAGAGAATCAGGTATCGAAAACCTGATGGCGCTCAGGGGAGATCCTCCTAAAGGAGAAGATGCTTTCAAAAAGGTAGAAGGTGGATTCGGATACGCAAACGAACTGATCTCTTTTATCAAACAAGAAGGTTTTGATTTTTGTATGGGCGCCGCCTGTTATCCTGAAAAACATCCGGAAGCTGCAAGTTTGGAATCCGATGTGGATAATCTAAAACGTAAAGTAGACTCGGGTGCTTCTTACCTGGTGTCTCAATTATTTTTTAAAAATTCTAATTTCGAATCTTTCTTAAATCTGATCCGCCAAAAAGGGATCTCTGTGCCTGTGATTCCAGGGATCATGCCGATCACTTCTTTTGCTCAGATTGAAAGATTTAAGGCAATGGCTGCCTGTGAATTTCCTGAAAAACTAGTTTCCGATCTGGAAGAAGTAAAAGAGATCCCGGAAGAATTTTACAAAAGGAGTATCGATTTCTCCGTAAATCAGTGCCGTGAGTTGGTCAAAATGGGAGCTCCCGGAATCCATCTTTATACTTTAAACCAATCTCCTGCGAGTTTGGATATAGTCAGAGAACTGAAAAATTAA
- a CDS encoding sensor histidine kinase: MKVFDSKKIVLSVVWVLTTVSLGVWWLFLGLRQNRMATELASRLGSRIDIDFLEKLERQSAMIKMEGTFFLFLLVSGGATLIWLTFREEKRNKLIHDFFSTVTHEMKTPLASLRLQAESLLEEGVDAGKDKLLHRLLKDSDRIESQMNKALYLASLMRSEGLYLEELDLRHWEESLREEWSELDIRTEWKETKVLADRRALESIFRNLLENSVQHGGATQVKILSEPVSGDKIKFKFEDNGKGFSGDFKLLGRLFLRHTSTSGTGVGLYIAEKLAGRMGGNFSVRNSESGGFSAELILPSYSSQRRSGV, translated from the coding sequence ATGAAGGTCTTCGATTCTAAAAAGATTGTTTTATCGGTGGTCTGGGTTTTGACCACCGTGTCTCTCGGGGTCTGGTGGCTTTTTTTAGGATTAAGACAGAATAGAATGGCGACCGAACTCGCCTCCCGCCTAGGATCTCGGATCGATATAGATTTTTTAGAAAAATTAGAAAGACAAAGTGCCATGATCAAAATGGAAGGGACCTTCTTCCTATTCTTATTAGTAAGCGGCGGCGCCACATTAATATGGCTTACATTTAGGGAAGAAAAAAGAAATAAACTCATCCACGATTTTTTCTCCACAGTCACTCATGAAATGAAAACACCTTTGGCGAGTCTTAGGCTGCAAGCGGAAAGTCTGCTGGAAGAAGGTGTGGATGCGGGAAAAGATAAACTTCTTCATAGATTATTAAAAGACTCGGATCGGATCGAATCCCAGATGAACAAGGCATTGTATCTGGCAAGCCTCATGAGATCCGAAGGATTATATTTAGAAGAGTTGGACCTTCGACACTGGGAAGAAAGTCTAAGAGAAGAATGGTCCGAGTTGGACATTCGGACGGAATGGAAAGAAACCAAAGTGTTAGCGGATAGAAGAGCACTCGAAAGTATTTTTAGAAATCTTTTGGAAAACTCCGTGCAGCATGGAGGAGCCACTCAGGTAAAAATCCTTTCCGAACCTGTTTCCGGAGATAAGATCAAATTCAAATTCGAAGACAACGGTAAGGGATTCTCCGGTGATTTTAAATTATTAGGAAGATTATTCTTAAGACATACGAGCACAAGCGGCACCGGAGTCGGGTTGTATATCGCTGAAAAATTGGCCGGAAGAATGGGCGGGAACTTCTCCGTTCGAAATTCAGAGTCGGGAGGATTTTCGGCAGAGCTTATTCTACCCTCTTATTCTTCTCAAAGGAGAAGCGGCGTATGA